From Bradyrhizobium symbiodeficiens, the proteins below share one genomic window:
- a CDS encoding response regulator gives MSEVAATGISVLLVDDHPIVRQGYRRVLESQGDLHVVAEADSAADAYVAFKAHDPDVVVLDISMPGASGLEAIRNIRSRNPRARILVFTMHNEAVLVKAAFGAGASGFVTKSSEPSAVVNAIRAVARGERAMSDDIAHILAEDSLSAGSVLDQLGEREIEILRQFAGGATTEQIATHLNLSVKTVQNYHYLIKTKTGARTDAQLVRLAATCGLTRI, from the coding sequence ATGAGCGAGGTCGCGGCAACAGGCATCTCCGTGCTGCTGGTGGACGACCACCCGATCGTCCGGCAAGGCTATCGGCGCGTGCTGGAAAGCCAGGGCGATCTGCATGTCGTGGCGGAAGCCGATAGTGCCGCGGATGCCTATGTTGCCTTCAAGGCGCACGATCCGGATGTCGTCGTGTTGGATATTTCGATGCCCGGAGCAAGCGGGCTGGAGGCGATCCGCAACATCCGTTCCCGCAATCCGCGGGCGCGCATCCTCGTCTTCACCATGCACAACGAAGCGGTGCTGGTGAAAGCCGCCTTCGGCGCCGGCGCCTCTGGCTTCGTCACCAAGAGCAGCGAACCATCCGCGGTCGTGAATGCCATCCGCGCCGTCGCGCGCGGCGAGCGGGCCATGAGCGACGACATCGCGCACATCCTGGCCGAGGACAGCCTGTCGGCGGGCTCGGTGCTGGATCAGCTGGGCGAACGCGAGATCGAGATCCTGCGCCAGTTCGCCGGCGGCGCCACCACCGAGCAGATCGCGACGCATCTCAATCTCAGTGTGAAAACAGTGCAGAACTACCACTATCTGATCAAGACCAAGACCGGCGCGCGCACGGACGCTCAGCTTGTGCGGCTCGCGGCGACGTGTGGGCTGACGAGGATCTAG
- a CDS encoding TetR family transcriptional regulator yields the protein MNEAVVLTPERILEVTEDVLRRFGLAKATVVDVARALDVSHGSVYRHFPSKASLREAVAKRWLDRIDAPLRQIAEEQGPAPARLDRWLRTLFAAKRSRVLDDPEMFDTYLTLAREACAAVKCHKDTMIDQISAILTDGVTQGVFAIGDVKTTARAIFDATVRFHHPAHADEWKDADLSARVDATLALLLRGLKAA from the coding sequence ATGAATGAAGCCGTTGTCTTGACGCCGGAGCGGATCCTCGAAGTCACCGAGGACGTGCTGAGGCGCTTTGGACTTGCCAAGGCCACCGTGGTCGACGTTGCCCGTGCGCTCGATGTGAGCCACGGCAGCGTCTATCGCCATTTTCCGAGCAAGGCCTCGCTGCGTGAGGCCGTCGCCAAGCGCTGGCTGGACCGTATCGATGCGCCGTTGCGCCAGATCGCCGAGGAGCAGGGGCCGGCGCCGGCAAGATTGGATCGCTGGCTGCGCACGCTGTTCGCCGCCAAGCGGTCGCGCGTGCTCGACGACCCCGAAATGTTCGACACCTATCTGACGCTGGCGCGCGAGGCCTGTGCGGCCGTCAAATGCCACAAGGACACCATGATCGACCAGATCTCGGCGATCCTGACTGACGGGGTGACGCAGGGCGTATTCGCCATTGGCGACGTCAAGACCACCGCGCGCGCGATCTTCGATGCCACTGTCCGCTTCCATCATCCGGCGCATGCCGATGAGTGGAAGGATGCCGATCTCTCCGCACGCGTCGATGCGACGCTCGCGCTGCTGCTGCGTGGTCTGAAGGCAGCCTGA
- the purB gene encoding adenylosuccinate lyase, giving the protein MIPRYTRPEMASIWEPQTRFKIWFEIEAHAADALAELGTIPKEAAKTVWAKARNATFDVARIDEIERETKHDVIAFLTHLAEIVGPEARFVHQGMTSSDVLDTCLNVQLTRAADLLLADLDKVLAALKKRAFEHKMTPTIGRSHGIHAEPVTFGLKLAYAYAEFSRARERLIAARKEVATCAISGAVGTFAQIDPRVEEHVAKAMGLVPEPISTQVIPRDRHAMYFSTLGVIASSVERIAVEIRHMQRTEVLEAEEFFSEGQKGSSAMPHKRNPVLSENLTGLSRMVRAYVTPALENVVLWHERDISHSSAERMMGPDATVTLDFALVRLAGLIDKLLVYPANMQKNLDRLGGLVHSQRVLLALTQKGASREDAYKLVQRNAMPVWRGEGDFLVLLKKDAEVKKYLTDAEIEEQFDLGYHLKHVDTIFKRVFGES; this is encoded by the coding sequence ATGATCCCCCGCTATACCCGCCCGGAAATGGCCTCGATCTGGGAACCGCAGACCCGGTTCAAGATATGGTTCGAGATCGAGGCGCATGCGGCCGACGCGCTGGCCGAGCTCGGGACCATCCCCAAGGAGGCCGCCAAGACGGTCTGGGCCAAGGCCAGGAACGCCACCTTCGACGTCGCCCGCATCGACGAGATCGAGCGCGAGACCAAGCACGACGTCATCGCCTTCCTCACCCACCTCGCCGAGATCGTCGGCCCCGAGGCGCGCTTCGTGCACCAGGGCATGACCTCCTCCGACGTGCTCGACACCTGTCTCAACGTCCAGCTCACCCGTGCCGCCGACCTGCTGCTCGCCGACCTCGACAAGGTGCTGGCCGCACTCAAGAAGCGCGCCTTCGAGCACAAGATGACGCCGACCATCGGCCGCAGCCACGGCATCCATGCCGAGCCGGTGACCTTCGGCCTCAAGCTCGCTTATGCCTATGCCGAGTTCTCGCGCGCCAGGGAACGCCTGATCGCGGCGCGCAAGGAAGTGGCGACCTGCGCCATCTCGGGCGCCGTCGGCACCTTCGCGCAGATCGATCCGCGCGTCGAAGAGCACGTTGCGAAAGCCATGGGCCTCGTCCCCGAGCCGATCTCGACCCAGGTGATCCCGCGCGACCGCCACGCGATGTATTTCTCGACGCTTGGCGTGATCGCCTCCTCGGTGGAGCGCATCGCGGTCGAGATCCGCCACATGCAGCGCACCGAGGTGCTGGAAGCCGAAGAGTTCTTCTCGGAAGGACAAAAGGGCTCCTCGGCGATGCCCCACAAGCGCAATCCGGTGCTGTCCGAAAACCTCACCGGCCTCTCCCGCATGGTGCGTGCCTATGTGACGCCGGCGCTGGAGAACGTCGTGCTCTGGCACGAACGCGACATCTCGCACTCCTCGGCCGAGCGCATGATGGGCCCGGATGCCACCGTGACGCTCGACTTCGCGCTGGTGCGCCTCGCCGGCCTGATCGACAAGCTGCTGGTCTACCCCGCCAACATGCAGAAGAACCTCGACCGCCTCGGCGGCCTCGTGCATTCGCAGCGCGTGCTCTTGGCGCTGACGCAGAAGGGCGCGAGCCGCGAGGACGCCTACAAGCTGGTGCAGCGCAACGCGATGCCGGTCTGGCGCGGCGAGGGCGATTTCCTTGTTCTGCTGAAGAAGGACGCCGAGGTGAAGAAATATCTGACCGACGCCGAGATCGAGGAGCAGTTCGACCTCGGCTACCACCTCAAGCACGTCGACACGATCTTCAAGCGCGTATTCGGCGAGAGCTGA
- a CDS encoding M20 aminoacylase family protein → MPIVNRVAALSDEMAAWRHDFHENPELLYEVHRTAGIVADKLREFGCDEVVTGIGRTGVVGVIRGRKSASGKTIGLRADMDALPIMETSGVAYASKVPGKMHACGHDGHTAMLLGAAKYLAETRNFDGTAIVIFQPAEEGGGGGKAMVEDGLMTRWNIQEVYGMHNMPGLPEGHFATTPGAMLASSDNIQITVHGKGGHAGAGPHKSVDSVLIGSQIVNALQSIVARNVDPLKSAVISITQFHSGTAFNIIPEIAELGGTVRTLDPEVRDLVERRIGEVAESVARAYGGSAETKYTRMYPVTMNHAREAGLAADVARDIVGADRVNDKFIPMMGAEDFSFMLEARPGAMVLVGMGDGNECHHPAYVFNDNILGHGASFWARLVETRMPAN, encoded by the coding sequence ATGCCCATCGTCAACCGCGTTGCCGCCCTCTCCGACGAAATGGCCGCCTGGCGCCATGACTTCCACGAGAACCCGGAGCTGCTCTACGAGGTCCACCGCACCGCCGGCATCGTCGCCGACAAGCTGCGCGAGTTCGGCTGCGACGAGGTGGTGACGGGCATCGGCCGCACCGGCGTGGTCGGCGTGATCCGCGGCCGCAAGTCCGCCTCCGGCAAGACCATTGGGCTCCGCGCCGACATGGACGCGCTGCCGATCATGGAAACCTCGGGCGTGGCCTATGCGTCGAAAGTCCCCGGCAAGATGCACGCCTGCGGCCATGACGGCCACACCGCGATGCTGCTGGGCGCTGCCAAATATCTTGCCGAGACGCGCAATTTCGACGGCACGGCGATCGTGATCTTCCAGCCCGCCGAAGAAGGCGGCGGTGGCGGCAAGGCCATGGTCGAGGACGGGCTGATGACGCGCTGGAACATCCAGGAGGTCTACGGCATGCACAACATGCCGGGCCTGCCGGAAGGACACTTCGCAACCACGCCCGGCGCGATGCTCGCCTCCTCCGACAACATCCAGATCACGGTTCACGGCAAGGGCGGCCACGCCGGCGCCGGCCCGCACAAATCGGTCGACAGCGTGCTGATCGGCTCGCAGATCGTCAACGCGCTGCAGTCGATCGTCGCACGCAACGTCGACCCGTTGAAGTCGGCGGTCATCTCGATCACGCAATTCCACTCCGGCACGGCCTTCAACATCATCCCCGAAATCGCCGAGCTCGGCGGCACCGTGCGCACGCTCGACCCTGAAGTGCGCGATCTCGTCGAGCGCCGCATCGGCGAGGTCGCCGAGAGCGTTGCTCGCGCCTATGGCGGCTCTGCCGAGACGAAGTACACGCGGATGTATCCGGTGACGATGAACCATGCGCGCGAAGCCGGGCTTGCCGCCGACGTCGCACGCGACATCGTCGGCGCCGATCGCGTCAACGACAAGTTCATCCCGATGATGGGCGCCGAGGATTTCTCCTTCATGCTGGAGGCGCGCCCCGGCGCGATGGTGCTGGTCGGCATGGGCGACGGCAACGAGTGCCACCACCCGGCCTATGTCTTCAACGACAACATTTTGGGCCACGGCGCCTCGTTCTGGGCGCGACTCGTCGAGACGCGGATGCCGGCGAACTAG